A genome region from Gemmatimonas sp. UBA7669 includes the following:
- a CDS encoding sigma-70 family RNA polymerase sigma factor has product MQAAAATRTPEARAKGFFRSAPSTAFDQYLHDIQKLPLITDAAEERRLARLAQKGDESAAERLVTANLRFVISYVKKYQGHGLDLSELVAIGNEGLLKAVRKFDPDQGVKFISYAVWWVRQAVLKALAEQTRSVRIPLNQNSQLIRLARGEMVLSQVLNREPTDEEMAKLLGEPLEQVRQARQISSTEVSLDAPIDRQDREASTLGERFAGETHADIEEGTDFRLMREFIDRVFRKYLTPRERKILYLYYGLDEGAEAMTLERIGALMGVTRERIRQIRERAFEKLRESPDGRALAGFWGAA; this is encoded by the coding sequence ATGCAGGCAGCAGCTGCGACCAGGACACCCGAAGCTCGCGCGAAGGGCTTCTTCCGTTCCGCTCCTTCCACCGCCTTCGATCAGTACCTCCACGACATTCAGAAGCTGCCGCTGATCACCGATGCCGCCGAAGAGCGGCGTCTGGCTCGCCTTGCCCAGAAGGGTGACGAATCCGCCGCCGAACGGCTCGTCACGGCCAATCTGCGTTTCGTGATCAGCTACGTGAAGAAGTATCAGGGACACGGTCTCGACCTCTCCGAACTCGTGGCCATCGGCAACGAAGGCCTGCTCAAGGCCGTGCGCAAGTTCGATCCCGACCAGGGCGTCAAGTTCATCTCCTACGCCGTGTGGTGGGTGCGTCAGGCGGTGCTCAAGGCGCTGGCCGAGCAGACACGCAGCGTGCGCATCCCGCTCAACCAGAACTCGCAACTCATTCGCCTCGCGCGCGGCGAGATGGTGCTCTCGCAGGTCCTGAACCGCGAGCCCACCGACGAGGAAATGGCCAAGCTCCTCGGCGAGCCCCTCGAGCAGGTGCGGCAGGCACGACAGATCTCCAGCACCGAAGTCTCACTCGACGCGCCCATCGACCGTCAGGACCGTGAGGCCTCCACTCTGGGTGAGCGCTTTGCCGGCGAGACCCACGCCGACATTGAGGAAGGCACCGACTTCCGGCTCATGCGCGAGTTCATCGACCGTGTGTTCCGCAAGTACCTCACGCCGCGTGAGCGCAAGATCCTGTACCTCTATTACGGGCTCGACGAAGGGGCGGAAGCCATGACCCTCGAGCGCATCGGGGCCCTCATGGGTGTCACCCGTGAGCGCATCCGGCAGATCCGCGAGCGGGCCTTCGAGAAGCTGCGCGAGTCGCCTGACGGGCGCGCGCTGGCCGGGTTCTGGGGCGCGGCGTAA
- the aroB gene encoding 3-dehydroquinate synthase: MAPLTPLPLSYPVYCAPGALSALGHIVQQHAPAHRYAVICDDVVAPHHAARVMAALQAIAPAERVSLLTLPAGEQHKTRAEWARLSDELLAWGAGRDTTILALGGGVVGDLAGFVAATFMRGVPVVQIPTTLLAMVDAAVGGKTAVDTPAGKNLVGAFHDPAAVVMDTEVLNTLPPEVLRTGLAEMLKHGVLTDADYFVRVQDTGSRLAELDDRSRAAALTPLVAESVRIKAAVVAEDAREGGKRQVLNFGHTIAHAIEKQLDYQLPHGDAVALGMIAEAQLAELAGVAREPLAARIREAVAAVGLPTVMPAGVSRDAVLAETHGDKKARAGAARYALPVALGEMDPGDGRWSRPVSDALVRQALDAI, from the coding sequence GTGGCACCGCTCACGCCCCTGCCGCTGTCCTACCCGGTGTACTGCGCACCGGGCGCGCTCAGTGCGCTCGGCCACATCGTGCAGCAGCACGCGCCCGCGCATCGTTATGCCGTCATCTGTGACGACGTCGTCGCCCCGCATCATGCCGCGCGCGTCATGGCGGCGCTGCAAGCCATTGCGCCGGCCGAGCGTGTCAGCTTGCTCACGCTGCCCGCCGGCGAGCAGCACAAGACGCGCGCCGAGTGGGCGCGGCTCAGCGACGAGCTGCTGGCCTGGGGCGCGGGACGCGACACGACCATCCTCGCACTGGGCGGTGGGGTGGTGGGTGACCTCGCCGGTTTTGTCGCCGCCACCTTCATGCGTGGCGTGCCCGTCGTGCAAATCCCCACCACGCTGCTGGCCATGGTGGACGCCGCCGTGGGCGGCAAGACGGCCGTCGACACACCGGCCGGCAAAAATCTCGTGGGCGCGTTTCATGACCCGGCCGCGGTGGTCATGGACACCGAGGTGCTGAACACCCTGCCGCCCGAAGTGCTGCGCACCGGGCTGGCCGAGATGCTCAAGCACGGCGTGCTGACCGACGCGGACTACTTCGTACGGGTGCAGGACACGGGAAGTCGGCTCGCCGAACTTGATGACCGATCGCGAGCTGCAGCCCTCACGCCGCTGGTGGCCGAGAGCGTGCGCATCAAGGCCGCCGTCGTGGCAGAAGACGCACGCGAAGGTGGCAAGCGGCAGGTGCTCAACTTCGGGCACACCATTGCCCACGCCATCGAAAAGCAGCTCGACTATCAACTGCCGCATGGCGACGCGGTGGCTCTGGGCATGATTGCCGAAGCCCAGCTCGCGGAACTCGCGGGTGTGGCGCGTGAGCCGCTGGCCGCTCGCATACGCGAGGCCGTGGCCGCGGTGGGGCTGCCCACCGTGATGCCCGCAGGAGTGAGCCGGGACGCTGTGCTGGCCGAGACCCATGGCGACAAGAAGGCCCGCGCCGGCGCCGCCCGCTACGCCCTGCCCGTGGCCTTGGGCGAAATGGACCCGGGCGACGGGCGCTGGTCGCGCCCCGTGTCCGACGCCCTCGTTCGACAGGCCCTCGACGCGATCTGA